The Panicum virgatum strain AP13 chromosome 5K, P.virgatum_v5, whole genome shotgun sequence genome has a window encoding:
- the LOC120709077 gene encoding transcription and mRNA export factor ENY2-like: MRASINRPPTPSAEEDRDKEPSLEEAINIKLVESGEKEKLMELLRERLVECGWRDEMKALCRAYARKKGRNNVTVDDLIHVITPKGRASVPDSVKAELLQRIRSFLMSTSRR; this comes from the exons AT GAGAGCGTCGATTAATCGGCCGCCGACACCGAGCGCGGAGGAGGATCGGGATAAGGAGCCCTCCCTTGAAGAAGCCATCAACATCAAG TTGGTAGAGAGtggggagaaggagaagttaATGGAGCTCCTCCGTGAGCGGCTCGTCGAGTGCGGCTGGAGGGATGAGATGAAGGCGCTCTGCAG GGCATATGcaaggaagaaaggaagaaataatGTGACAGTAGATGATCTTATTCATGTTATTACTCCGAAAGGAAGAG CATCAGTGCCTGATTCAGTGAAGGCAGAACTTCTGCAACGTATCCGGTCCTTCCTCATGTCTACCTCACGTCGGTAG
- the LOC120709074 gene encoding uncharacterized RNA methyltransferase pc1998-like: MPPPAGLLPWPSPSTTRLNTPTPTRPPPRTTRVRPPPPPPPYTRVRLPPPPPPPTTPPPPRLEPAAPKPTAASTPLPPDTVSTASSSSTCLDCVHFGKCSGCTHEVDLDKPPVLQEVANFFKGHGVGDFTFSRGRLSQWRCRAKLAVRGTPENPLIGLYQEGTHVVTDIPECRAHHPSINAAVKLLRRGISELNIQPFDEDAGTGELRYVQMAVTTYNTSIPVDKRYEQGRVQVSLVWNSRDERSQNAEKLALLIEFLWRNGGPKGSAHLIHSIWANFQTSTSNIIFGHKWRHLKGERDLWERYGGVDISLDPCSFGQANTLSFNSLLHKLNKYVPRGSTVVDLYSGAGVIGLSVAASRKCRSVKCVEINKQSKMSFEKSASRLPANLGCTITWHNTDASVEPVHWFEGSSVVIVDPPRKGLHPSVITALQKVALSERKAYKAKSSLAKVKDEKRPWILRAREAAVHVDNTTTEESSETWPETLIYISCGWESFKKDCKSLISSKAWQLENAHAFNFFPGTDSIEILAIFKRESEAGQKKKKKSKKKMAK; this comes from the exons atGCCTCCCCCGGCGGGGCTGCTCCCCTGGCCATCGCCGTCCACCACGCGCCTGAACACCCCAACACCGacccgccctcctcctcgcacCACCCGcgtccgcccgccgcctcctcctcccccgtaCACTCGCGtccgccttcctcctccccctccgcctcctacgacgccaccgccgccccgcctcgaACCCGCCGCGCCAAAAccaaccgccgcctccaccccctTGCCTCCCGACACTGTCTCCACTGCGTCTTCGTCGTCCACCTGCCTCGATTGCGTCCACTTCGGGAA GTGCTCAGGCTGCACGCACGAGGTAGACCTCGACAAGCCGCCGGTGCTGCAGGAGGTGGCGAATTTCTTCAAGGGCCATGGTGTCGGAGATTTCACCTTCAGCAGGGGTAGGCTG TCCCAATGGCGGTGCCGGGCAAAGTTAGCAGTTCGTGGAACACCAGAGAACCCGTTGATCGGTTTATACCAGGAAGGGACACATGTCGTAACAGATATTCCGGAGTGCAGAG CTCACCACCCAAGCATTAATGCTGCTGTTAAGCTGCTAAGGCGAG GTATATCTGAGTTGAATATTCAGCCATTTGACGAAGACGCTGGAACTGGTGAACTCAGATATGTTCAG ATGGCTGTGACAACATACAACACATCTATTCCAGTTGATAAAAGATATGAGCAAG GGAGAGTTCAAGTTTCGTTGGTTTGGAATTCAAGAGATGAGCGTTCCCAAAATGCAGAGAAGCTGGCTTTATTGATAGAA TTCTTGTGGAGAAATGGTGGGCCAAAAGGTAGTGCTCATCTGATCCATTCCATATGGGCCAATTTTCAGACATCAACAAGCAAT ATAATTTTTGGGCATAAATGGAGACATCTCAAAGGGGAGAGAGACCTGTGGGAGCGTTATGGAGGAGTTGATATTTCGCTGGACCCTTGTAGCTTTGGCCAGGCTAATACTCTG TCATTTAACTCTTTGCTGCATAAGCTGAACAAGTATGTGCCACGTGGTTCAACAGTTGTTGATTTGTACTCCGGTGCTGGAGTTATTGGGCTATCGGTTGCTGCTTCAAGGAAATGTAG GTCTGTGAAATGTGTTGAGATTAACAAACAATCGAAGATGTCTTTTGAGAAATCAGCAAGCCGACTTCCAGCGAACCTGGGTTGCACCATCACTTGGCACAATACTGACGCTTCAGTT GAACCTGTTCATTGGTTTGAAGGGTCAAGTGTCGTTATTGTGGATCCTCCCAGGAAGGGATTGCACCCATCTGTTATCACTGCTTTGCAGAAAGTTGCTTTGTCTGAGCGCAAGGCATACAAGGCTAAAAG TTCACTTGCAAAGGTTAAGGATGAGAAGAGACCATGGATCTTACGGGCAAGGGAAGCAGCTGTTCATGTTGATAATACGACAACAGAAGAGAGCAGTGAAACCTGGCCTGAAACCCTTATATACATTAGCTGTGGGTGGGAAAGTTTTAAGAAG GACTGCAAAAGCTTGATATCCAGCAAGGCCTGGCAGTTGGAGAATGCCCATGCTTTTAACTTCTTCCCTGGCACAGATAG CATTGAAATCCTGGCAATCTTCAAACGTGAATCAGAAGCTGgtcagaagaaaaagaagaaatcaaaaaagAAGATGGCCAAGTAG